GCGGCCATGCTATCCACAGGTCACCCGCTGGTCGGACGCTGTTCACAGACCGCACCGGCATCGGACCAGGCGCCGGTGGGCGGTGCGATGATGGGAGGCATGGCCGACACCACTCCCCGCGCGACGAGCAACCGCTCCACCACTCCCGGATCGTCCACCTTCAAGGACCACATCGCCTCGAGCTGGGCGGAGCGGGACCGCCCGCTGCCGGAGCCGCGCGAGCAGGCCGCGTTCGCCGCCGACCGTCGTGCCCGGCTGTCCGAGCTGCACACCGGCCGGACGATCGTGGTCCCCGCGGGTCAGGCGAAGGTCCGCTCGAACGACTGCGACTACCCGTTCCGTCCGCACTCCACCTTCGCCCACCTGACCGGGTGGGGCACCGACACCGTCGTCGGGTCCGTGCTCGTCCTCGCGCCGAACGGCAGCGGCCACGACGCCACGCTGTACTTCCGTGCGACGGCGGGCCGCGACTCCGAGGAGTTCTACGCCAACCCGGAGATCGGCGAGTTCTGGGTCGGTCCGCGTCCCTCCCTGGCCGAGGTCGCTGCCGACCTCGGCATCGCGACGGCCGACCTCGGCGGACTCGACGCCGCCCTCGCCGACCTCGACGCCTCGGTACTGGTCGTCCGCGACGCCGACACCGAGTTCACCCGCGCCCTCGACGACCGGTTCGGCACGACCGTCGGCGGCGACGCGGGAGCGGACGACACCGCTGCGACCGACGACGTCCTGTCCCGCGACCTCTCCGAGTTGCGCCTCGTGAAGGACGCCTACGAGGTCGCCGAGATGCGCAAGGCCGTCGACGCCACGCAGCACGGCTTCGACGACGTCATCGCGGACTTCGACGCCGTGCTCGCGCACCCCCG
The sequence above is drawn from the Curtobacterium sp. L6-1 genome and encodes:
- a CDS encoding aminopeptidase P family protein; protein product: MADTTPRATSNRSTTPGSSTFKDHIASSWAERDRPLPEPREQAAFAADRRARLSELHTGRTIVVPAGQAKVRSNDCDYPFRPHSTFAHLTGWGTDTVVGSVLVLAPNGSGHDATLYFRATAGRDSEEFYANPEIGEFWVGPRPSLAEVAADLGIATADLGGLDAALADLDASVLVVRDADTEFTRALDDRFGTTVGGDAGADDTAATDDVLSRDLSELRLVKDAYEVAEMRKAVDATQHGFDDVIADFDAVLAHPRGERIVEGTFNRRARADGNTVGYDTIAAAGHHACILHWTRNDGAVQPGDLILIDAGVEVDSFYTADITRTLPVSGTFSPVQRMVYEAVLEAADAAFAIVKPGITFRQVHATAMEVIARKTAEWGFLPVSADESLLPDNQFHRRYMVHGTSHHLGLDVHDCAKARREMYLDGIVQPGMVFTIEPGLYFQQDDLTVPEEFRGIGVRIEDDILVTEDGAENLSVHIPRTPSEVEGWIARSAR